The Coffea arabica cultivar ET-39 chromosome 3c, Coffea Arabica ET-39 HiFi, whole genome shotgun sequence genome contains a region encoding:
- the LOC113733834 gene encoding MATH domain and coiled-coil domain-containing protein At3g58340-like, with the protein MADCDQDVADAPPTHYIVKLRSFSLLTKNEVEKYTSADFEAGGYTWKLAIYPNGNKTKGVADYMSVYVVMARENFLRPGLEVHAVFRMFLLDQNSDNYLTLQGKARRFRKMKLEWGFDRLVHLKTLNDPSNGYLVNDTCILGVEIYVCKETYTGAKGESLLMIKDAVSHKSTWKIDSFSNLYDSSNLEASNSFDAGEQKWKIQLYPKGKGSGTGNHISLYLALDDPTSLSPGNQMYVEFALRILDQRQGKHYLGKAKHWFSASNPVSGWPRFVSLSYFNQSNNGLLWYDRCTIEAEVTVHGMADAL; encoded by the exons ATGGCAGATTGCGACCAAGATG TTGCAGATGCGCCACCAACTCATTACATCGTGAAACTCCGGTCATTCTCTCTGCTTACAAAGAATGAGGTTGAGAAATACACCTCCGCTGATTTTGAAGCTGGAGGCTACACATG GAAGTTGGCCATTTACCCAAATGGAAATAAAACCAAAGGGGTCGCCGATTACATGTCCGTGTACGTGGTGATGGCACGAGAAAACTTCCTTCGTCCTGGGTTGGAAGTTCATGCAGTTTTTAGAATGTTCTTACTTGATCAGAACAGCGATAACTACCTAACTCTCCAAG GAAAAGCAAGACGTTTTCGCAAGATGAAGCTTGAATGGGGATTTGACAGACTCGTGCATCTGAAAACACTTAATGATCCTTCTAATGGATATCTTGTCAATGACACGTGCATTTTAGGGGTAGAAATATACGTGTGCAAGGAAACTTATACTGGAGCTAAAGGGGAGAGTCTATTGATGATCAAGGACGCTGTAAGCCACAAAAGTACCTGGAAGATTGATAGTTTCTCTAATTTATATGATTCATCTAATTTAGAAgcatccaattcatttgacgCGGGGGAACAAAAATG GAAGATACAGTTGTATCCGAAGGGAAAAGGCAGTGGCACGGGAAATCATATATCTTTATACCTAGCTTTAGATGATCCCACGAGCCTCTCCCCTGGTAATCAAATGTATGTAGAGTTTGCACTGCGCATACTAGACCAAAGACAAGGCAAACATTACCTGGGTAAAG CTAAGCATTGGTTCAGTGCATCAAACCCCGTTTCCGGTTGGCCAAGATTTGTTTCACTGAGTTACTTCAACCAGTCAAACAACGGTCTTCTGTGGTATGACAGGTGCACTATAGAAGCAGAAGTGACTGTGCATGGGATGGCTGATGCACTATAG
- the LOC113733830 gene encoding pentatricopeptide repeat-containing protein At3g06430, chloroplastic-like encodes MTTTSPFSLSFSSSLRSSPLPHPRRAALINLASTHSISEIVMIRCAAPALASTTRAAAAAPLTSPPKKRHWKQGEYPGLIQDFSISPKNKKTHPIKNIKKKLDKKNNAKAWANTVTEALSDCIDKKQWLPALHVFEMLKEQPFYQPKEGTYMKLLVLLGKCGQPQQARQLFDRMLEEGLQPTSELYTALLSAYCRSNMIDEAFSVLDRMVVLPLCQPDVYTYSILIKACMDGSRFEMVESLYQQMAERLITPNTVTQNIVLSGYGKAGKYEQMEKVLSGMLKSTSCRPDVWTMNIILSLFGNKGQIEMMERWYEKFRDFGIEPETRTFNILIGAYGKKKLYDKMSSVMEYMRKLSFPWTTSTYNNVIEAFADAGDAKHMECTFDQMRTEGMKADTKTFCCLIKGYANAGAFHKVISCVQLAGKLEIPENTSFYNAVIYACAKAEDLMEMDRVFKRMKEKEWQPDSLTFSLMVDAYRKEGMNDKVYDLEQEKQMIKASAVGAGQDIESQTLVDPWFRV; translated from the exons ATGACGACGACATCCCCATTTTCCTTGTCCTTCTCGTCCTCCCTCCGTTCCTCACCTCTCCCTCATCCCCGCAGAGCCGCCCTGATTAACCTGGCCTCAACCCATTCCATCTCAGAGATTGTAATGATTCGTTGCGCCGCCCCCGCCCTGGCATCCACTACCCGGGCCGCCGCCGCAGCTCCCTTGACGTCGCCCCCCAAAAAAAGGCACTGGAAACAAGGCGAGTACCCAGGTCTCATTCAAGACTTCTCAATTTCCCCAAAAAACAAGAAGACCCACCccataaaaaatattaagaaGAAACTGGATAAGAAGAACAATGCCAAGGCCTGGGCCAACACTGTCACTGAAGCTCTCTCCGATTGCATTGACAAAAAGCAGTGGCTCCCAGCCCTCCAT gtATTTGAGATGCTGAAAGAACAGCCCTtttatcaaccaaaagaagGGACTTACATGAAGCTCCTCGTTCTGCTTGGGAAATGCGGTCAACCACAACAAGCCCGCCAGCTTTTTGACAGGATGCTTGAAGAGGGATTGCAACCCACTTCCGAACTTTACACCGCCTTGCTTTCTGCTTATTGTAGAAGCAACATGATTGATGAAGCATTTTCAGTTCTTGATCGAATGGTAGTCCTTCCTCTCTGTCAACCAGATGTTTATACTTACAGCATCCTGATTAAGGCTTGTATGGATGGTTCTCGTTTTGAGATGGTTGAGTCACTTTATCAACAAATGGCTGAAAGATTAATTACTCCTAACACGGTCACTCAAAATATAGTTTTGAGTGGTTATGGGAAGGCGGGAAAATATGAACAAATGGAGAAAGTGCTCTCAGGAATGCTCAAGAGCACGTCGTGTAGGCCTGATGTATGGACAATGAATATTATATTGAGTTTGTTTGGGAACAAGGGTCAGATTGAGATGATGGAGAGATGGTATGAGAAGTTTCGTGATTTTGGCATTGAGCCCGAAACCCGAACTTTTAATATCCTTATTGGTGCTTATGGGAAGAAGAAGCTGTATGATAAGATGTCATCTGTTATGGAATACATGCGCAAGCTTTCATTTCCGTGGACAACATCGACCTACAACAATGTCATCGAGGCGTTTGCAGATGCTGGTGACGCCAAGCACATGGAGTGCACATTTGATCAGATGCGTACCGAGGGTATGAAGGCAGACACTAAGACTTTCTGCTGTTTGATTAAAGGTTATGCTAATGCGGGTGCTTTTCATAAGGTCATCAGCTGTGTTCAGTTGGCTGGGAAGTTGGAAATACCTGAGAATACATCCTTCTACAACGCTGTCATTTATGCTTGTGCAAAGGCTGAGGATTTAATGGAGATGGATAGAGTTTTCAAGagaatgaaagaaaaggaatggCAACCAGATTCTCTGACATTCTCACTTATGGTTGATGCTTACAGGAAGGAAGGTATGAATGACAAAGTCTACGATTTGGAGCAAGAAAAACAGATGATCAAGGCTAGTGCAGTGGGAGCCGGCCAAGATATTGAATCACAAACCCTTGTTGATCCGTGGTTCAGAGTCTGA
- the LOC113733836 gene encoding uncharacterized protein: MGGLDEDEDCYHRRHEASSVGSCSIAIPPLQTLDDGSRSSGVEIISFSDVVDDASLHFHIIRLHQQIYAWIGCNSAKFGHLYAAAPTRPSNAVSVTSLIGGSSDNAGAGIARRIVLKTGLNVVLACNLPKNSPLLEAAAERRLVQKLVSLGYATPKSGVSSSTQEG; this comes from the exons ATGGGGGGATTGGACGAGGACGAGGACTGCTACCACCGCCGCCACGAAGCATCATCCGTGGGTAGTTGTAGTATCGCCATCCCGCCGCTTCAAACCCTCGATGATGGCAGCCGAAGCAGTGGAGTAGAAATCATCTCCTTCTCCGATGTGGTGGACGATGCCTCCCTCCACTTTCACATCATCCGTCTTCACCAGCAG ATATACGCCTGGATCGGTTGCAACTCTGCAAAATTTGGACATTTATATGCTGCTGCTCCTACACGTCCC AGCAATGCTGTTAGTGTTACTTCTTTAATTGGAGGATCTTCTGACAACGCTGGAGCTGGTATTGCCCGTCGAATAG ttctcAAGACTGGTCTTAACGTTGTATTGGCTTGTAATCTTCCAAAGAATAGTCCCTTGCTTGAG GCTGCTGCTGAGAGAAGGTTGGTGCAAAAGCTTGTCAGCCTGGGTTACGCGACACCTAAATCTGGAGTATCATCCTCAACACAAGAAGGCTAA
- the LOC113733831 gene encoding S-adenosylmethionine synthase 2 — protein METFLFTSESVNEGHPDKLCDQISDAVLDACLAQDPESKVACETCTKTNMVMVFGEITTKAQVDYEKIVRDTCRAIGFVSDDVGLDADNCKVLVNIEQQSPDIAQGVHGHLTKCPEEVGAGDQGHMFGYATDETPELMPLSHVLATKLGARLTEVRKNGTCPWLRPDGKTQVTVEYYNENGAMVPVRVHTVLISTQHDETVTNDEIAADLKEHVIKPVIPKKYLDEKTVFHLNPSGRFVIGGPHGDAGLTGRKIIIDTYGGWGAHGGGAFSGKDPTKVDRSGAYIVRQAAKSIVGNGLARRCIVQVSYAIGVPEPLSVFVDTYGTGRIPDKEILKIVKDNFDFRPGMIAINLDLKRGGNNRFLKTAAYGHFGRDDPDFTWEVVKPLKWEKGLA, from the coding sequence ATGGAGACCTTCTTGTTCACTTCTGAGTCTGTCAATGAGGGGCACCCCGACAAGCTCTGTGACCAGATCTCGGATGCAGTGCTTGACGCCTGTCTGGCTCAAGACCCCGAGAGCAAGGTTGCTTGCGAAACCTGCACCAAGACCAACATGGTCATGGTCTTCGGTGAGATCACCACCAAGGCCCAGGTCGACTATGAGAAAATTGTCCGCGACACCTGCCGTGCCATTGGTTTCGTTTCTGATGATGTAGGCTTGGATGCTGACAACTGCAAGGTCCTTGTCAACATTGAACAGCAGAGCCCTGACATCGCTCAGGGTGTCCACGGTCATCTCACCAAGTGCCCCGAGGAAGTAGGCGCTGGTGACCAGGGACACATGTTTGGCTATGCCACCGATGAGACCCCTGAATTGATGCCTCTCAGCCATGTTCTTGCAACCAAGCTTGGTGCCCGCCTCACAGAGGTTCGCAAGAATGGTACTTGCCCCTGGCTCAGACCAGATGGTAAAACCCAAGTGACTGTTGAGTACTACAATGAGAATGGTGCCATGGTTCCTGTCCGAGTTCACACTGTCTTGATTTCCACTCAGCATGACGAGACCGTCACCAACGATGAGATTGCTGCTGATCTGAAGGAGCATGTCATTAAGCCTGTGATTCCCAAGAAGTACCTCGATGAGAAAACAGTTTTCCACCTCAATCCTTCTGGCCGCTTTGTCATTGGTGGTCCTCATGGCGACGCTGGTCTTACCGGCCGCAAGATCATTATTGATACTTACGGTGGATGGGGTGCTCACGGTGGTGGTGCCTTTTCCGGAAAGGACCCAACCAAGGTGGACCGGAGTGGTGCCTACATTGTCAGGCAAGCTGCCAAGAGCATTGTTGGCAATGGACTTGCGAGGAGGTGCATTGTGCAGGTTTCATATGCCATTGGTGTCCCTGAGCCCTTGTCTGTCTTTGTGGACACTTATGGCACAGGAAGGATCCCCGACAAAGAAATTCTCAAGATCGTGAAGGATAACTTTGATTTCAGGCCTGGTATGATTGCCATTAATTTGGATCTTAAGAGAGGTGGGAATAACAGGTTCTTGAAGACTGCTGCTTACGGACATTTTGGCCGAGATGACCCCGACTTCACATGGGAGGTGGTTAAGCCTCTCAAATGGGAGAAGGGTCTAGCCTAA